The Helicobacter sp. 'house sparrow 1' genome includes a region encoding these proteins:
- a CDS encoding lytic transglycosylase domain-containing protein, with protein sequence MFKIRLLGLVFVTLAPLFGDFNRLLHDRYSEGILNSFGVSGSFLTKLQQKNITNPNRLYTKWDFFLEQFDNGYEFIPVLRSIMVEAGIPQEFLFLAMAESGFSVRAYSSKKAAGIWQIMPNTAKSLGLKINEYIDERRDPIKSTQAAARYLRYLYKNTGEWYLAAMAYNCGIGRLKKAIQKAGSSDIEVLLDEEKKYVPKETREYIRMILEMSLAFNNYERLQSSDKKYLLNRGANDSIVGVKIKSGTTLEYIAEQLDMSLVDLKKYNRQFRYNFLPPGGGDYTVYIPYEKLSYFRQAYIPDENPNKIFVLHQIKKGDTLYALAKKYNVSIEKIKIANQMDKVSLKINQKIIIPVVREENKKVAHKGSY encoded by the coding sequence GTGTTTAAAATTAGATTACTAGGCTTAGTTTTTGTAACTTTGGCACCATTATTTGGAGATTTTAATCGTTTACTCCATGATCGTTATAGCGAGGGCATTTTAAATTCTTTTGGAGTAAGTGGGAGCTTTTTAACAAAACTTCAACAAAAAAATATTACAAATCCAAATCGTTTATATACAAAATGGGATTTCTTCTTAGAGCAATTTGATAATGGGTATGAATTTATCCCTGTTTTACGCTCCATTATGGTTGAAGCAGGCATACCTCAAGAGTTTTTATTTTTAGCAATGGCAGAATCTGGTTTTTCTGTTCGTGCATATAGCTCAAAAAAAGCAGCAGGTATTTGGCAAATTATGCCAAATACTGCCAAGAGCTTGGGACTAAAAATTAATGAATATATTGATGAAAGAAGAGACCCAATAAAAAGTACCCAAGCAGCGGCTAGATATCTAAGATATCTTTATAAGAATACAGGAGAATGGTATTTGGCTGCTATGGCTTATAATTGTGGTATTGGGAGATTAAAAAAAGCAATCCAAAAAGCTGGAAGTAGTGATATAGAGGTTTTATTGGATGAAGAAAAAAAATATGTTCCAAAAGAAACCAGGGAATATATTAGAATGATTCTAGAGATGTCTTTAGCTTTTAATAACTATGAGAGACTTCAAAGTAGTGATAAAAAATACCTTTTAAATCGTGGAGCCAATGATAGTATCGTTGGAGTCAAAATAAAATCAGGAACCACTCTGGAATATATTGCAGAACAATTGGATATGTCCCTAGTGGATCTAAAAAAATACAATCGGCAATTTAGATACAACTTCTTACCTCCAGGAGGGGGTGACTACACAGTTTATATTCCTTATGAAAAGCTCTCATATTTCCGACAAGCTTATATTCCTGATGAGAATCCTAATAAGATATTTGTGTTGCATCAGATTAAAAAAGGCGATACTCTTTATGCGCTGGCAAAAAAATATAATGTAAGTATTGAAAAAATCAAGATTGCCAACCAGATGGATAAGGTTTCTTTGAAGATAAATCAAAAAATCATTATTCCGGTAGTTCGCGAAGAGAATAAAAAAGTCGCTCATAAGGGAAGTTATTGA
- the miaA gene encoding tRNA (adenosine(37)-N6)-dimethylallyltransferase MiaA, with protein sequence MELIAPKLIAILGSSGSGKSDLAISLAKELDAEIFSLDSLSIYKEIDILSAKPSLKDRTEITHYGVDRLEIFEENNATIFKNLLLEAIKETQKKILLIVGGSSFYLKAIIQGLSPLPPISQEIKNQISCLKNPYKTLLEKDEFFAKNIKPQDSYRIQKGLEILFSTNTPPSQYFKDNPPLPFPYPIDIFCIDINREVLRQRIIKRTEEMLLNGGILEMENLLKKYKKTSQPFKAIGPKECIDFLENKINLECLKEQIINHTMQLAKRQKTFNKNQFKEIKFLSKDLLFDEILRLYQA encoded by the coding sequence ATGGAACTTATAGCACCAAAATTAATAGCCATTTTAGGATCTAGTGGGAGTGGCAAGAGTGATCTTGCAATCTCACTTGCAAAAGAGCTTGATGCAGAAATTTTTTCTTTAGATTCTTTGAGTATTTATAAAGAGATCGATATTTTATCTGCAAAACCAAGTTTAAAGGATAGAACAGAGATCACACATTATGGTGTTGATCGATTAGAAATCTTTGAAGAAAACAATGCTACTATTTTTAAGAATCTTCTTTTAGAAGCAATCAAAGAAACTCAAAAAAAAATTTTATTGATTGTAGGTGGAAGTAGTTTTTATCTCAAAGCCATCATTCAGGGACTAAGTCCATTGCCTCCAATCTCTCAAGAGATTAAAAATCAAATTTCTTGCCTTAAAAATCCTTATAAGACCTTGCTAGAAAAAGATGAATTTTTTGCTAAAAACATAAAACCTCAAGATAGTTATAGAATCCAAAAAGGCTTGGAAATACTTTTTAGCACAAATACTCCCCCATCTCAATATTTTAAAGATAACCCTCCCTTGCCATTTCCCTATCCTATTGACATTTTTTGTATTGATATAAATCGGGAAGTTTTGCGACAAAGAATTATCAAGCGCACAGAAGAAATGCTTCTTAATGGAGGTATTTTAGAAATGGAAAATTTGTTGAAAAAATATAAAAAAACCTCTCAACCTTTTAAAGCAATAGGCCCAAAAGAATGCATAGATTTTTTAGAAAATAAAATAAACTTGGAATGTCTAAAGGAGCAAATTATCAATCATACAATGCAACTTGCAAAACGTCAAAAAACCTTTAATAAAAATCAGTTTAAGGAGATTAAATTTTTATCAAAAGATCTTTTGTTTGATGAGATTCTAAGGCTTTATCAGGCATAA
- the yihA gene encoding ribosome biogenesis GTP-binding protein YihA/YsxC: protein MIQVKKSYFLTSAKTLSSCPPAEIAEVALLGRSNVGKSTFINLILDSAKLAKSSSTPGKTQLINFFKTCWRYKEQDFNFCFVDLPGFGYAKISKQIKQEWEKNLWFFLQNRSSIKLFIHLIDSRHQDLEIDKRVYEVLASHCRGDQRILKIYTKCDKITSNQRGALIQKNGVIISSNEAILKKHSLSKNTVREAILHQVFENDSL from the coding sequence ATGATACAGGTTAAGAAATCTTATTTTTTAACTTCTGCTAAGACTTTATCTTCGTGTCCTCCTGCAGAGATTGCAGAGGTTGCATTACTTGGAAGAAGTAATGTTGGCAAAAGCACTTTTATTAATCTGATTTTAGATTCTGCTAAGTTGGCAAAGAGTTCTTCTACTCCAGGTAAAACCCAGTTAATTAATTTTTTTAAAACCTGTTGGAGATATAAAGAACAAGATTTTAATTTTTGTTTTGTAGATTTGCCTGGGTTTGGATATGCCAAGATTTCAAAACAAATAAAACAGGAATGGGAAAAAAATCTTTGGTTTTTTTTACAAAATCGCTCTTCGATTAAGTTGTTTATCCATCTTATTGATTCTAGACATCAAGACTTGGAGATTGATAAGAGGGTTTATGAGGTTTTAGCTTCTCATTGTCGCGGAGATCAAAGAATATTGAAAATCTATACAAAGTGTGACAAGATTACATCAAATCAAAGAGGAGCTCTCATCCAGAAAAATGGAGTTATTATAAGCAGTAATGAAGCTATTTTAAAAAAGCACTCTCTTTCTAAAAATACAGTGAGAGAGGCTATCTTGCATCAGGTTTTTGAAAATGATAGTTTATAA
- a CDS encoding KdsC family phosphatase: protein MIELLLLDMDGTLTDGKLYYLHTREEFKAFNVQDGMGITCWLELKKKIAIISGRASQSAMARTKDLGIDECFFGIKDKGEVALELMKKYKLQADQVACMGDDINDLLMFDVCGLKIAPANAVQRVKENADLILNHSGGEGAVREAIDYILQKEGLEGKVLEFFKK from the coding sequence ATGATTGAACTTTTGTTGCTTGATATGGATGGGACTTTAACAGATGGTAAGCTTTATTATCTACATACAAGAGAGGAGTTTAAGGCATTTAATGTTCAAGATGGTATGGGGATTACTTGTTGGCTTGAGCTTAAAAAGAAAATTGCAATAATTTCTGGAAGAGCTTCTCAAAGTGCTATGGCACGGACAAAAGACTTGGGGATAGATGAATGTTTTTTTGGGATAAAAGATAAAGGAGAAGTTGCACTAGAGCTTATGAAAAAATATAAACTTCAAGCAGACCAGGTTGCTTGTATGGGTGATGATATTAATGACTTGTTAATGTTTGATGTTTGTGGATTAAAGATAGCACCCGCAAATGCTGTGCAAAGAGTAAAAGAAAATGCTGATTTGATATTAAATCATAGCGGTGGTGAAGGTGCTGTCAGGGAAGCCATTGATTATATATTACAAAAAGAAGGATTAGAGGGAAAGGTTCTTGAATTTTTTAAAAAATAA
- the lptA gene encoding lipopolysaccharide transport periplasmic protein LptA → MKRSIFFMLFALSYMFGAELLEISADRFSSNEKTGESIVEGNVRVTKGRDKLDAKKMFVYTNEKRQLVKIVAQGSVMFSITTQDGRKMNGKTETLTYNAVDGEYHLQKNAEIQEEGKENSIRGDEIFLNNKTGYINVVGNKNKPAKLIFNLEETKQ, encoded by the coding sequence GTGAAAAGAAGTATCTTTTTTATGCTATTTGCTTTAAGCTATATGTTTGGTGCGGAATTGCTTGAAATTAGTGCAGATAGATTCTCAAGTAATGAAAAAACAGGGGAAAGTATTGTTGAGGGGAATGTCCGTGTTACAAAAGGTCGAGATAAGCTTGATGCAAAAAAAATGTTTGTTTATACCAATGAAAAGAGACAGTTGGTTAAAATAGTTGCACAAGGGAGTGTTATGTTCTCTATCACCACACAAGATGGTAGAAAAATGAATGGAAAAACAGAAACACTAACCTATAATGCAGTAGATGGGGAATATCATCTTCAAAAAAATGCAGAGATTCAAGAGGAGGGAAAGGAGAATAGTATTAGAGGAGATGAGATCTTTTTAAATAATAAAACAGGTTATATCAATGTGGTAGGAAATAAAAATAAGCCTGCTAAATTAATTTTTAATCTTGAAGAAACCAAACAATGA
- a CDS encoding N-acetyltransferase — MIVYKKPCVEDVDSIFLILQKEVEKGLVLFKSKEDILKDIRSYFVAKDGDRVVGFCALRIYTQDLAEIRSLVVDEAYRKQGIAKKLILHNLQEGEELGIKSFLVLTYRPNLFKLLGFKEIQKDEVPHQKIWADCVVCKNFPVCQEIALLKTL, encoded by the coding sequence ATGATAGTTTATAAAAAACCCTGTGTAGAGGATGTGGATTCTATCTTTTTAATCCTTCAAAAAGAGGTAGAAAAAGGCCTTGTTTTGTTTAAGAGCAAGGAGGATATTTTAAAAGACATCCGCTCTTATTTTGTTGCAAAAGATGGAGATAGGGTTGTTGGATTTTGTGCCTTGAGAATCTATACTCAAGATCTTGCAGAAATTAGAAGCCTTGTAGTTGATGAAGCTTATCGAAAGCAAGGTATTGCAAAAAAACTAATCTTGCATAATTTGCAAGAAGGAGAAGAGTTAGGAATTAAAAGCTTTCTTGTTTTGACTTATAGACCAAATTTGTTTAAACTTCTAGGATTTAAAGAAATACAAAAGGATGAGGTGCCTCATCAAAAAATATGGGCGGATTGTGTTGTATGCAAGAATTTTCCAGTATGTCAAGAAATAGCTCTGTTAAAAACATTATAG
- a CDS encoding NCS2 family permease, protein MQFLDRYFKITQSGSSIKTEAIAGFTTFLSMLYIVPVASSVLSDSGMPKEALITAVTLATIIATLLSGIIAKVPVAMSVGMGLNAYFSYGMVKGMGLSWEQALGAVFLSGVIFLIVSLTKLRTWLIKNIPSGLRFALAGGLGAFICAIGLRSLGIIQISPIGLPELGNLNSPKIWIGLFGIMIILFLSAKNIYASFLIGIVSCSVLGYFFNLTSLPQSIFSIPASIAPIALKMDFMGILSVALIPTIISLLILDLFDSLGTLAGVGAKIGLFQNKDNKGDKTLERTLGVDAAATVVGASLGVSTTTSFLESASGVSEGGRTGLTSVFCALFFALSLFLFPLFASIPDFAIYPALVVVGALMFLEIKNIDFSDLPVGISAFFAIILMPLTYSIANGLAGGFLTYIITSLALKQYHRLNFGVIFLGILSILPIVVNGIFLKA, encoded by the coding sequence ATATTGTTCCTGTAGCCTCTTCTGTTCTCTCAGATTCAGGTATGCCCAAAGAAGCTCTAATCACTGCTGTTACTCTTGCTACTATTATTGCAACACTTCTAAGTGGAATCATAGCTAAGGTTCCTGTGGCAATGAGTGTTGGAATGGGATTAAATGCATATTTTTCCTATGGAATGGTAAAGGGAATGGGTTTATCTTGGGAACAAGCCCTTGGAGCTGTTTTTCTCTCTGGTGTGATCTTTTTAATTGTTTCTTTGACAAAACTACGAACTTGGTTGATTAAAAATATTCCTTCTGGTTTGAGATTTGCTCTTGCCGGTGGTCTTGGTGCTTTTATCTGCGCAATTGGACTCAGATCTCTTGGCATTATTCAAATATCTCCCATTGGATTACCCGAATTAGGGAATCTAAATTCTCCAAAAATTTGGATTGGTTTATTTGGGATTATGATTATTTTATTTCTAAGTGCTAAAAATATTTATGCTTCATTTTTGATTGGAATTGTTTCTTGCTCTGTCTTAGGTTATTTTTTTAATCTTACTTCTTTGCCTCAAAGTATTTTTTCAATTCCCGCTTCTATTGCACCAATAGCCCTTAAAATGGACTTTATGGGTATCTTAAGTGTAGCGCTGATACCTACAATCATCTCGCTACTCATTCTAGATTTATTTGATTCCCTAGGCACACTTGCAGGTGTTGGGGCTAAAATTGGACTTTTTCAAAATAAGGATAACAAAGGCGATAAGACACTAGAGAGAACTCTTGGTGTTGATGCTGCTGCGACAGTTGTAGGTGCAAGTCTTGGTGTATCCACCACAACAAGTTTTTTAGAAAGTGCTAGTGGCGTGAGTGAGGGAGGAAGAACGGGTCTAACTTCTGTATTTTGCGCACTCTTTTTTGCACTAAGCTTATTCTTATTTCCACTTTTTGCTTCCATACCTGATTTTGCAATCTATCCTGCATTGGTAGTTGTGGGTGCATTGATGTTTTTAGAGATCAAAAATATTGATTTTTCTGATTTACCCGTGGGTATTAGTGCGTTTTTTGCAATTATTTTAATGCCCCTAACTTACTCTATTGCAAATGGTTTGGCTGGAGGATTTCTAACATATATTATCACTTCGCTTGCACTCAAGCAATACCATCGCTTAAACTTTGGAGTAATTTTTTTAGGAATCTTGAGTATATTGCCAATTGTTGTAAATGGAATCTTTTTAAAAGCATAG
- a CDS encoding septal ring lytic transglycosylase RlpA family protein has product MKRFAPLIITVGIFFWGCAPQSSYKGGVGAFKEYEGYQEWKNKGYTLNFSNQDYGDYTQNFSGGNIPSDIFNKDSSMMNGMRESAAIQRATMRPYKIAGKWYYPSRVDVGDIFDGIASWYGPNFHDKKTSNGEVYNMYAHTAASKTLPMNTIVKVYNKENGKITIVRINDRGPFVDGRIIDLSNVAAHDIGMVDKGTAQVRIEVIGFGGMVAKNYEKKFQKDLQKASSELSSEFKVGDSEEAVEGGNFALQVGAFKREEGANEVKQRFERIIQNNTNGYSVEIRKDEKLYRVFVKGFRSEDEASDFGLNNELENPIVVRE; this is encoded by the coding sequence TTGAAACGATTTGCCCCCCTTATTATAACTGTGGGAATTTTTTTTTGGGGATGCGCACCTCAGAGTTCTTATAAAGGCGGAGTAGGAGCCTTTAAAGAGTATGAAGGCTACCAAGAATGGAAGAATAAGGGATATACCTTAAACTTTTCTAATCAAGATTATGGAGACTATACGCAAAATTTCTCTGGTGGAAATATCCCCTCAGATATTTTTAATAAAGATTCCTCTATGATGAATGGTATGAGAGAATCTGCAGCAATCCAGAGAGCCACGATGAGGCCTTATAAGATCGCGGGGAAGTGGTATTATCCTAGTCGTGTAGATGTGGGTGATATTTTTGATGGTATCGCAAGTTGGTATGGCCCCAATTTCCATGACAAAAAAACCTCAAATGGTGAAGTTTATAATATGTATGCACATACAGCAGCGAGTAAAACTTTGCCTATGAATACAATTGTTAAAGTGTATAACAAAGAAAATGGAAAGATTACAATTGTAAGAATCAATGATAGGGGACCCTTTGTTGATGGAAGAATTATTGATCTATCTAATGTAGCAGCGCATGATATTGGAATGGTAGATAAAGGGACTGCACAGGTAAGAATTGAAGTGATTGGTTTTGGTGGAATGGTGGCAAAGAATTATGAAAAGAAATTTCAAAAAGACTTACAAAAGGCTTCAAGCGAACTGAGCAGTGAGTTTAAAGTGGGAGATTCTGAGGAGGCTGTAGAGGGTGGTAATTTTGCTCTCCAAGTAGGGGCTTTTAAGCGTGAAGAGGGTGCCAATGAGGTAAAACAAAGATTTGAAAGGATTATTCAAAATAACACAAATGGCTATAGTGTAGAAATTAGAAAAGATGAAAAGCTTTATCGTGTATTTGTGAAAGGTTTTCGTAGTGAAGATGAAGCAAGTGATTTTGGATTAAATAATGAGCTGGAGAATCCTATTGTAGTAAGAGAATAG
- the mrdA gene encoding penicillin-binding protein 2 translates to MEKINFRITVIVVFFIVIWCILLLRIFAISIQSNQYYTQLAQKNITRKDIDVPFRGLIRDRNGTLVALNQLGFSISFDPYLKKQQLKEQIEFLLKCFPELKPQDIEKNYMRERSSYNHTPIKVVKFLDYERVQKKYAYLIQNPFIFVEPSSRRHYPFNSSASHIIGYVGASDEGDLAKNSVSKYTGVVGKTGIEKKYNSFLQGEIGEKIVTVDSHNRIVSVRYEKDSASQNELSITIDMRLQKIADEAFLGKNGAVIVMDVKTGEILVAGSYPEYNLNDFVGGISHAKWNALQEDLSNPLLNKLVNGLYAPGSVIKMGMALALLEYAGINERTLIDTPGYIELGGRKFRDWKVGGHGKSDVVKAIRESVDVYFYKLSQQAGMTNIANVLGEMGFGQKTGVDLPNEFVGILPSPEWKMSKGQPWYLGDTVVTSIGQGSFLVTPMQIARYTGLMATGLLVTPHFAKSFRNIASEFEVKDVLNDFQKSKIKFIQEGMYQACNAHGGTARRSTVDSLVSIACKTGTAQVVSIPQNIKVRIKESELPYYHRSHAWMTGYAPYKNPKYAITVFIEHGESGGNAGPIMAKMVNALKKYHYIK, encoded by the coding sequence ATGGAAAAAATAAATTTTAGAATCACTGTTATTGTTGTATTCTTTATCGTGATTTGGTGTATTTTATTATTGCGTATTTTTGCAATCAGCATTCAGTCTAACCAATATTATACACAGCTTGCACAAAAGAATATTACAAGAAAAGATATCGATGTTCCATTTAGGGGTCTAATTAGGGATAGAAATGGAACTCTGGTTGCACTAAATCAACTAGGCTTTTCAATTTCTTTTGATCCTTATTTGAAAAAACAACAACTAAAAGAACAGATTGAGTTTTTGTTGAAATGCTTTCCAGAATTAAAACCACAAGATATAGAAAAAAATTATATGCGTGAGAGATCCTCTTACAATCATACGCCCATTAAGGTTGTGAAGTTTCTTGATTATGAAAGAGTGCAAAAAAAATATGCCTATCTCATTCAAAATCCTTTTATTTTTGTAGAACCATCTTCAAGGCGCCATTATCCTTTTAACTCTAGCGCATCTCATATTATTGGGTATGTAGGGGCTAGCGATGAGGGAGATTTAGCTAAAAATAGTGTTAGTAAATATACAGGTGTGGTTGGAAAAACAGGAATTGAGAAAAAATACAATTCATTTTTGCAAGGTGAGATTGGAGAGAAAATTGTTACAGTAGATTCTCATAACCGGATAGTGTCTGTGAGATATGAAAAGGATAGTGCAAGTCAAAATGAGTTGAGTATCACCATTGATATGAGATTGCAAAAGATTGCAGATGAGGCATTTTTAGGCAAAAATGGTGCTGTGATTGTAATGGATGTAAAAACAGGAGAGATCTTAGTTGCAGGGAGTTATCCAGAATACAATCTTAATGACTTTGTAGGAGGGATAAGTCACGCAAAATGGAATGCCTTGCAAGAAGATCTCTCAAATCCACTTCTAAATAAGCTTGTAAATGGGCTTTATGCTCCAGGATCTGTTATAAAAATGGGAATGGCACTCGCACTCCTTGAATATGCTGGAATTAATGAGCGTACTTTGATTGATACACCAGGGTATATTGAGCTTGGAGGAAGAAAATTTAGAGATTGGAAGGTAGGAGGGCATGGAAAAAGTGATGTGGTAAAGGCTATTAGAGAATCTGTAGATGTGTATTTTTATAAATTATCCCAACAAGCAGGAATGACTAATATTGCTAATGTTTTAGGTGAAATGGGGTTTGGACAAAAAACAGGAGTAGATTTGCCTAATGAATTTGTGGGAATTCTTCCAAGTCCTGAGTGGAAAATGTCAAAAGGCCAGCCCTGGTATTTAGGAGATACAGTTGTAACTTCAATTGGGCAAGGTTCTTTTTTGGTTACTCCAATGCAAATTGCAAGATATACAGGGTTGATGGCTACAGGATTGTTGGTTACTCCACATTTTGCAAAATCTTTTCGAAATATCGCAAGTGAATTTGAAGTAAAAGATGTGCTAAATGATTTTCAAAAATCAAAAATTAAGTTCATACAAGAAGGAATGTATCAAGCTTGTAATGCACATGGAGGAACAGCTAGAAGATCTACAGTAGATTCTTTGGTATCCATTGCATGTAAAACAGGAACAGCACAGGTTGTAAGTATTCCGCAAAATATTAAAGTGCGGATTAAAGAGAGCGAGTTACCTTATTATCACAGATCGCATGCTTGGATGACAGGATATGCTCCCTATAAGAATCCAAAGTATGCAATTACAGTTTTTATCGAACATGGAGAGAGTGGAGGAAATGCAGGCCCTATTATGGCAAAGATGGTAAATGCACTTAAGAAGTATCACTACATCAAGTAA
- the purH gene encoding bifunctional phosphoribosylaminoimidazolecarboxamide formyltransferase/IMP cyclohydrolase codes for MHALLSVSNKEGIVDFAKGLRELGFTILSTGGTLKTLQDNGVEALDIGNYTQSEEMFEGRVKTLHPKIHGGILYQRDKKADVEIAKQKGIEAIDIVCVNLYPFEETIQKTDDFETIIENIDIGGPTMIRAAAKNFKDVLVITNKDDYSLVLERLKNNQNTLEFRREMMIKAFNHTAYYDAVIANYMNQKYHNGFGENVFICAKKVFPTRYGENPHQKGAFYEFNSIYKNHLKILKGEASFNNLTDINAAIKLASSFKDAKAVSIIKHGNPCGFAIKDSLLQSYQEALKCDNISAYGGVVAVNGVIDEELAIEISKTYIEVLVSAGITKEALKIFENKKRTKIFSFGEGILYQHRDLYDFKRIEGGLVYQQNDKILDDEVKNSKQMGKISASEKTLEDLEIAYIIAALTKSNCVAYVKNQALVAIGMGMTSRIDASYAAIKKAKEMGLDLEGCVLASEAFFPFKDSIEMAASIGVKAIIEPGGSIRDDEIIQCADANNIALYFSGIRHFLH; via the coding sequence ATGCATGCATTATTAAGCGTAAGCAATAAAGAAGGGATTGTTGATTTTGCAAAGGGATTAAGAGAATTAGGTTTTACAATTTTAAGCACAGGAGGGACACTAAAAACTCTACAAGATAATGGGGTTGAAGCTCTAGATATCGGAAACTATACACAAAGTGAAGAGATGTTTGAAGGAAGAGTAAAGACCTTGCATCCAAAAATACATGGTGGAATCCTATACCAGAGAGATAAAAAAGCCGATGTGGAAATTGCAAAGCAAAAGGGTATAGAAGCAATAGATATTGTATGTGTAAATCTCTATCCTTTTGAAGAAACTATTCAAAAAACCGATGATTTTGAAACTATTATTGAAAATATAGATATCGGAGGCCCTACTATGATTAGGGCAGCAGCAAAAAATTTTAAAGATGTTCTTGTTATAACAAACAAAGATGATTATTCCTTAGTGCTAGAAAGATTAAAAAATAATCAAAACACACTAGAGTTTAGAAGAGAGATGATGATTAAAGCCTTTAATCATACAGCATACTATGATGCAGTTATTGCAAATTATATGAATCAAAAATATCATAATGGATTTGGAGAAAATGTTTTTATCTGTGCTAAAAAAGTATTCCCCACAAGATATGGAGAAAATCCTCATCAAAAGGGTGCTTTCTATGAGTTTAATAGTATTTATAAAAACCATTTAAAAATCCTAAAAGGTGAAGCTAGTTTTAATAATCTTACAGATATTAATGCAGCCATCAAACTTGCTTCTAGCTTTAAAGATGCAAAGGCTGTAAGCATTATAAAACATGGTAACCCCTGTGGCTTTGCAATCAAAGACAGCTTGCTCCAAAGTTATCAAGAGGCTTTAAAATGTGATAATATCAGTGCTTATGGTGGTGTTGTCGCAGTAAATGGGGTAATTGATGAAGAATTAGCAATTGAAATATCAAAAACCTATATTGAGGTTTTAGTAAGTGCGGGGATTACAAAGGAAGCCCTAAAAATTTTTGAAAATAAAAAAAGAACCAAAATTTTTAGCTTTGGTGAGGGAATTTTATATCAGCATAGAGATTTATATGATTTTAAGCGTATTGAGGGTGGATTGGTTTATCAACAAAATGACAAAATATTAGATGATGAAGTTAAAAACTCCAAGCAAATGGGAAAAATTTCTGCTTCAGAAAAAACCTTAGAAGACTTAGAAATTGCATATATCATTGCTGCTTTAACCAAATCCAATTGTGTTGCTTATGTTAAAAATCAAGCATTGGTAGCAATTGGTATGGGAATGACTAGTCGTATTGATGCCTCTTATGCAGCCATAAAAAAAGCAAAAGAGATGGGTTTAGATCTTGAAGGTTGTGTTTTAGCTTCTGAAGCTTTTTTCCCTTTTAAAGATAGTATTGAAATGGCTGCAAGCATAGGAGTAAAGGCAATTATTGAGCCTGGAGGAAGTATCCGAGATGATGAAATTATCCAATGTGCTGATGCAAATAATATTGCTTTATACTTTAGTGGAATCAGACATTTCTTACATTAA